From a region of the Cucumis sativus cultivar 9930 chromosome 6, Cucumber_9930_V3, whole genome shotgun sequence genome:
- the LOC101212362 gene encoding uncharacterized aarF domain-containing protein kinase 2 — translation MSRYLMLGNIKKTAGSLITSQRLSHLEAKKSGKIVAVWPLFRNQIFSYCSFLSRGHPSSPSHCTWRSFYGTCNTRSFGVFTASNAIKQHAQLVSKRFSYKFSSDGRAFPPINKAAQAFILSISRSYLIVPGIFAFACGELAAQRTFANAGHYPSPNSFYVRAEDGHAIMVSLLRSTLEVLILLLRALYLAILFSPCILMAPFMDTFGYNFRRLWLRVVHRSLEKGGPAFIKWGQWAATRPDLFPRDLCTKLSELHTKAPEHSFSYTKKTIERAFGRRLSEIFEKFEEAPVASGSIAQVHRAYLKFRYPGQQVKPMLVAVKVRHPGVGESIRRDFIIIDLVAKISKFIPTLKWLRLDESVQQFAVFMMSQVDLAREAAHLSRFIYNFRQWKDVSFPKPVYPLVHPAVLVETYEHGESVSHYVDELEGNERLKSALAHIGTHALLKMLLVDNFIHADMHPGNILVRVPHGKSRRKRLFNSKPHVVFLDVGMTAELSGNDRVNLLEFFKAVARRDGRSVAECTLRLSKQQNCPDPEAFIEEVTEAFSFWATPEADLVHPAEAMQQLLEKVRRYRVNIDGNVCTVMVTTLVLEGWQRKLDPEYNVMRTLQTLLLKADWAKSLSYTIEGLMAP, via the exons ATGTCGAG ATATTTGATGCTGGGGAATATAAAGAAGACAGCAGGTTCCCTCATTACAAGCCAAAGATTGAGCCATTTAGAAGCGAAGAAGAGCGGGAAAATTGTTGCAGTTTGGCCTCTCTTTCGTAATCAAATTTTCTcatattgtagttttttatCAAGGGGACATCCTTCCTCCCCATCTCACTGCACTTGGAGAAGTTTTTATGGGACTTGTAACACCAGAAGTTTTGGTGTCTTCACAGCCAGTAATGCCATTAAACAACATGCTCAGTTGGTTTCAAAAAGGTTTTCTTACAAATTCTCTTCCGATGGCCGTGCTTTTCCCCCCATAAACAAAGCTGCTCAAGCATTTATCTTGTCTATTTCACGTTCTTACCTGATAGTTCCTGGTATATTTGCTTTCGCATGTGGAGAGCTAGCAGCCCAAAGAACATTTGCAAATGCAGGCCACTACCCATCTCCTAATTCTTTCTACGTACGTGCAGAAGATGGGCATGCCATCATGGTTTCACTACTACGTTCCACATTAGAAGTTCTGATATTATTACTTAGAGCACTATATCTAGCCATCTTGTTCTCACCTTGCATACTGATGGCTCCATTTATGGATACCTTTGGATACAATTTCAGAAGACTCTGGCTTCGGGTTGTTCACCGTTCATTGGAAAAAGGTGGTCCAGCATTCATCAAATGGGGTCAATGGGCAGCAACAAGGCCAGATCTCTTCCCTAGGGACTTATGTACCAAGTTATCAGAGCTTCACACTAAGGCTCCTGAGCATAGTTTTTCCTACACGAAAAAAACTATTGAACGGGCATTTGGTAGAAGGCTTTCTgagatatttgagaaatttgaagaagcGCCTGTGGCATCAGGAAGTATTGCTCAGGTACATCGAGCTTATTTGAAATTTCGTTATCCTGGTCAACAAGTGAAGCCTATGCTAGTTGCTGTAAAAGTTAGACATCCTGGTGTCGGTGAATCAATTAGGAGAGATTTCATTATAATCGACTTGGTAGCAAAAATCTCAAAGTTTATTCCTACTCTGAAGTGGTTGAGATTGGATGAAAGTGTGCAACAATTTGCGGTTTTTATGATGTCTCAAGTGGATCTTGCAAGGGAAGCTGCTCACTTGAGCCGCTTTATTTATAACTTTAGACAGTGGAAGGATGTTTCATTTCCAAAACCTGTGTATCCTCTCGTACATCCTGCTGTTTTAGTGGAGACTTATGAACATGGGGAAAGTGTTTCACACTACGTTGATGAGCTGGAAGGAAATGAAAGACTGAAGTCTGCATTGGCACACATTGGGACTCATGCACTTCTTAAAATGCTTCTG GTGGATAACTTTATACATGCAGACATGCATCCTGGGAATATTCTTGTTAGGGTGCCTCATGGAAAGTCCCGTAGGAAGCGACTCTTCAATTCAAAGCCTCATGTTGTTTTCCTTGATGTAGGCATGACTGCTGAACTTTCTGGAAATGATAGAGTAAATTTACTAGAATTTTTTAAGGCTGTTGCTCGAAGGGATGGTCGCAGCGTTGCAGAGTGCACCCTGAGATtatcaaaacaacaaaattgcCCTGATCCGGAGGCATTTATTGAG GAAGTGACGGAGGCATTTTCTTTCTGGGCCACGCCAGAAGCTGATTTAGTGCATCCTGCTGAAGCCATGCAGCAATTACTGGAAAAAGTGAGGCGTTATAGAGTCAACATTGATGGAAATGTCTGCACTGTGATGGTCACAACCTTGGTTCTTGAG GGTTGGCAGAGGAAACTTGATCCCGAGTATAATGTGATGCGAACACTGCAAACGCTGTTACTAAAAGCGGATTGGGCGAAATCACTTTCCTACACAATAGAAGGATTGATGGCGCCATAG